A region of the Spirochaetota bacterium genome:
ACAAAATTATAGTCTTTAGGTATATCACTCAACATAAAGTCTAGAATCTCTGAACCAATTCCTTGTCTTCTTTGTTCTTCAACAACAAAGAGGTCGAAGATTCTATAGACGGTTATATTTCTTTCTGATATTCTAGATAGAAGAGATGATAATGAAAAATCTTCCTTAACGACACCGTATCCAACGGGTATTCCACTATGATATGCTACATACATCCTAAAAATACTTGGAGAAGCTTCTATTAATTTGTGATAGTTGTATATGATATCTTGTTTTACTTTATCCTCAAACCTTCTGTCAAATATGCATTGTATAGGATATACATATACATCGTTATTTCTACTCCTAACTTTTACAAAATCATCCATTTCTCTTTGTGAAGATACTTTTACGACATTTATGTTAGAGGTTAAACTTTTTGAGTTGTTAATACCAGAAAAGTATCTAAAAATTCCGAATGATGATGTGTATAGAAATCCAAACTTTAGGTATAGGTTTGAGGCTGCTGTGTTATTAGCATCGGTGCTAACTTCTATTATGTCTCCTTTCTGTTTCTTAACAAAATCAATGAAGTATTTGAGTAGTATAGATCCTATACCTTTTCTTTGGAATTCTTTATCTACTCCAAGGAGTTTTATTCTGTAGTATCCTTTTGAGGTTAATCTTGTTAAGTTTCTATCGAAAGCCCACGATAGGAAGCCTAGTATTCTACCACCACTTACTGCTAGGAATATACCTGTTGAACTTTCAAGTATTCCATATATGACCTTGTGAATATTGTCTCTGCCTACTAATTTTACTACTTTATCATCAACTCTAAAGGATGAATACTCAAAGAGGTCTCTTGAGAGTTCAACTATTTTGTCGTGGTCTGTTGTTCTTGCTTCAGTTATGTAAATCTTTGAAAACACATTGAAATTTTAAATAGGTTTTCTTTTTCATTTCATCTTGTCCTTGATTAGTTTTCTTGAAGTGGATTGATATGAAAAATAATAATAATATAGGTTAATAGTCCTACTATGAGGATGAGCAACATCTGTATGTTTATTTTGATGTTTTTAGTGTTTGCTTTTATCTTCACTTTTGATGCTTTATCTCAAAAAACTCTTGTTAAGGTATCACAGATACATGAGATAGCAATCTTGGCATCATATTATGAGGAGGATTACAGTAGAGTAGTAGCAACAAGTCTTGATGAGATGTTATTTTTAGTTTTTCAAGAGATGAAGCGTTTCAGTGCTAGAAGATATAATTTCGGTCTTTCTGATGTGAATTTCAAGAAGTTTGTTGATAGGGTAAGGAGGTCTTTAGTTGAGAAGATAACGAAGAGCGAAGAGTATATTGACCCTAAATGGGGAACGGTTACAATAACACCAAAAGTGCTTGATGAACTTGTGAATTCTTTCACAATCGTAGCACCTAATTTGAAAATTTTTGAAGCACAAAAAAGGATAGATATGGATAGTTTCCTTGATATTATAAATCCTTTGAGATGGTTTCTAATACCTAGAGAATACTATGTTGTTACAATAAGCATCTCAATTAATTTTCTTGATCCAAACACTGGTAATGTTCTTCATACTACTGAACTCACAAAAACATTTTCAGGTCAAGATGGTAATATTTTTAGATTGCTAACAGGTAAGAATCGTAATCTAACATTTCAAGAAACCGTTGAGTCTACTCTCAAGGAGCTGATGAACGATTTGAGATTATCTTTGAGAAGTATTGACAAATTCAAACTATACTCTACTATCTTTGAAGTATCAGGTGGAAAGAATTATATGGAACTTGGCAGAAGTTATGATATAAATACTGGTATGGAATTAGAAGTTTTTCTTATCACTGAAACAAACCTGGGTGGTAGAAAGAAGGTGTTCAGGGAAGAGGTAGGACTTGCTAGGGTTGTCAAGGTACATGAGGATTTCAGTGAAGTTATACCAGTGATCGGGGATTTGAAGGTTGGTTATCAACTTGTTGATGGGTTAAGGAGTGGCTTCATAGTTGAGCCTTTCATTAGTATTCAGACTTTCATTAGTATTCAGACTTTTGAGTATCACCAGCCTTCACAGACAAATTTAATATCGTATATACAGAATGAGTGGGTTATATTGAGGAATAATTTTACTCCATTATTAGGTGTGTCAATAACTTATGATCAGCTAGATGCTCTCTTTGAGCCACAGATAAGTTTAGGTATTCAGATAACAGAACCTAATGGAGTGCTAGTAGAAACTTATGGAAACTACTCGTTCTACCTTTTTAGTAGAGTGAAGTTTAAGCCAAGGATTGGTGTAGGACTTATATCCTTCGGTTCAACTTTAGATGATGTAAGAATAGGTTTGACAAACTATACATACTCTTATGATTATGTTGATGTCAATGTTAGTTTTTTATCGCTTACTGCCTCAGTAGGAATATGTATTGAAATCATGTTCTCAAAGCAAAATTCAATATCACTCAATATGGGTTATAGGTATAGTATCCCTGTTAGAAAAGATATTACGGTTTTCAAAAGCAATGTTGTGTATGAGGAATACAATAGTTATTTTAACTTATCAATGTTGCCGGACTTGATTCATACTGGAATCAATGGCTCAGTGTCATGGGGATTTAGATTTTAAAAGGATAGTGTTAAAAAGAATTTTATATTACATAATATGACCAGATCCCCTTATAACTTTAGGTTTTGAAAGTAGAGTATATTAAACTAGTTGTTGAGAATTATGGTTTGATTTCTTCCGGGTCCCACTGATATATAATTTATGGGTATGTTTAAGGATTCCTGTATGAAGTCAATGTATTCTCTTGCTTCTTTTGGCAGTTTTTTAATGTTATCAATCTTATCAATACTTTGGCTCCATCCCTTGAAGGATTTGTAAATAGGTTCAACACTATAAAGTGTTGTGGGATCCATAAAAGGTGGTATCTTGAATAATTTACCGTTGATCTTATATTCAGTGCAGACTTTAATTTCATCAAATCCTGATAGAACATCTATTTTTGTTAGGAATATCTCTGTAGTTCCACTTAGGATGGATGAGTATCTTAGCATTGGTAAATCAAGCCATCCGCATCTTCTAGGTCTTCCTGTTGTTGCACCAAACTCTCCACCTTTTTGTCTTATCTGGTCTCCAATCTGGTCTTTTTGTTCAG
Encoded here:
- a CDS encoding GNAT family N-acetyltransferase, whose protein sequence is MFSKIYITEARTTDHDKIVELSRDLFEYSSFRVDDKVVKLVGRDNIHKVIYGILESSTGIFLAVSGGRILGFLSWAFDRNLTRLTSKGYYRIKLLGVDKEFQRKGIGSILLKYFIDFVKKQKGDIIEVSTDANNTAASNLYLKFGFLYTSSFGIFRYFSGINNSKSLTSNINVVKVSSQREMDDFVKVRSRNNDVYVYPIQCIFDRRFEDKVKQDIIYNYHKLIEASPSIFRMYVAYHSGIPVGYGVVKEDFSLSSLLSRISERNITVYRIFDLFVVEEQRRQGIGSEILDFMLSDIPKDYNFVETIVPIHNYGMINTLKKVDFSFSHSMINFSK